In a single window of the Thunnus albacares chromosome 1, fThuAlb1.1, whole genome shotgun sequence genome:
- the cylda gene encoding ubiquitin carboxyl-terminal hydrolase CYLD isoform X1, which produces MSSALWSQEKPSGGFREDWRFYMVVKECTVEKSPQKTLRIPRGSLGQACQERNSLGRTLPPCKGKKSLRILDQTNVVLSLDERDVLELDEKLAELLFPITNCEERYALLCNKSRLERVRDIDCGSKVRVQLRSGDDSLPGVVRFKGSLLPDRALSGIWFGVELLEEGRGQGFTEGSYQGRQLFRCEDECGVFVALDKLELWEDDDDDNLGELEVDHVKLVDEDQDFPLEINSRVLVQTREGPERGTIIFCDLLPGNESLGYYVGVDMDNPIGDWDGVFDGKLLCNFASLEHTRLVPICDVMPEYSMQEQRLQKHSFAPRGTNSDKSSSGQSKPKSKGLGHQCGSRSKSEFYYTLNGSSVDPPVQPKSKSTWYIDEVGEDPAKSLTDTPPDFNQSSPPSRAPPSASLSSDNKFHSLPFSLNRKTGPIDSMSHGPLSLSVQSVMGEQPEPPSPAAPPSPRPPTPPRGQPGLEVGSLVEVKENPPLCGVIRWVGLPPGLLEPLAGLELEEECPGCTDGTFKGTRYFTCPPKKALFVKLKCCRPDSRFPSLHHSSNPIERCNSIAFGGYLSEVVHENTPPRTENDGLDVMVGKKKGIQGHYNSCYLDSTLFCLFSFSSVLDTVLLRPRSKTDVEYYRETQELLRTEIVNPLRIHGYVCATKVMKLRRILEKVEAASGFTSEEKDPEEFLNILFHHILRVDPLLKLRSAGQKVQDCYFYQIFMDKKDKVGVPTIQQLLEWSFINSDLKFAEAPSCLIIQMPRFGKDFKMFNKIFPSLELDITDLLEDTPRECRICGGLALYECRDCYEDGDITAGKIKQFCEKCNTQVHLHPRRKAHRHGKLSVPKELQEGTGRQGSFPRQRMELFAVLCIETSHYVAFVKYGSADSAWLFFDSMADRDGGQNGFNIPQVSPCPEVEAYLKMTPEELHALDPKSIQGQARRLLCDAYMCMYQSPTMSLYK; this is translated from the exons ATGAGCTCTGCCCTGTGGAGCCAGGAGAAGCCCAGTGGGGGCTTCAGGGAGGACTGGCGCTTCTACATGGTGGTGAAGGAGTGTACGGTGGAGAAGTCTCCCCAAAAGACCCTGAGGATCCCCCGAGGCAGTCTCGGCCAGGCTTGCCAGGAGCGCAACAGCTTGGGGCGCACACTCCCCCCCTGCAAGGGCAAGAAAAGTCTCCGCATTCTGGACCAGACCAACGTGGTGCTGAGCCTGGACGAGCGTGATGTCCTGGAGCTGGACGAGAAGCTGGCTGAGCTGCTGTTTCCTATTACCAACTGTGAGGAGCGATATGCCCTGCTCTGCAACAAGTCTAGGCTAGAGCGCGTCCGTGATATTGACTGTGGTTCAAAGGTGCGTGTCCAGCTGCGCTCAGGGGATGACTCTCTGCCTGGTGTGGTCCGCTTCAAGGGCTCGCTGCTCCCTGACAGAGCCCTCTCTGGTATCTGGTTTGGAGTGGAACTGCTG GAGGAGGGCCGGGGCCAGGGCTTCACGGAGGGCTCCTACCAGGGCCGCCAACTTTTCCGCTGTGAGGATGAGTGCGGCGTGTTTGTGGCCTTGGACAAGCTTGAACTTtgggaagatgatgatgatgacaaccTGGGCGAGCTGGAAGTGGACCACGTTAAACTGGTGGACGAGGACCAGGACTTCCCACTGGAGATCAACTCCAGGGTCCTAGTGCAGACCAGAGAGGGACCTGAGAGAGGCACTATCATATTTTGTGACTTGCTGCCAGGCAATGAGAGCCTGGGCTACTACGTGGGAGTTGACATG GACAATCCTATCGGGGACTGGGATGGTGTGTTCGACGGGAAGCTGCTGTGTAATTTTGCCAGTTTAGAGCACACTCGACTCGTCCCCATCTGTGACGTAATGCCAG AATATTCCATGCAGGAACAAAGGCTGCAAAAGCACAGTTTTGCCCCCAGAGGCACCAACAGTGACAAGTCGTCCTCTGGCCAAAGCAAACCAAAGAGCAAAG GATTAGGTCATCAGTGTGGCAGTAGGAGCAAGTCTGAATTTTACTATACTTTAAATGGCAGCTCTGTTGATCCCCCAGTCCAGCCAAAATCCAAAAGCACATGGTACATTGATGAAG TTGGGGAAGACCCCGCCAAGTCACTTACTGACACGCCCCCAGACTTCAACCAGTCCTCGCCGCCCTCCCGGGCCCCGCCCTCTGCCTCGTTGTCCAGTGACAACAAGTTCCACTCTCTGCCCTTCAGCTTGAACCGGAAGACCGGGCCCATTGACAGCATGAGTCATGggcctctctccctgtctgtgcAATCAGTGATGGGAGAGCAGCCCGAGCCCCCGTCACCTGCTGCCCCTCCCTCGCCGCGGCCGCCGACACCTCCCCGAGGACAACCAGGTCTGGAGGTGGGCTCTCTGGTGGAGGTGAAAGAGAATCCCCCACTGTGTGGTGTCATCCGTTGGGTGGGTCTGCCCCCTGGCCTGCTGGAGCCTTTGGCTGGGCTGGAGCTG GAAGAAGAATGCCCTGGTTGCACAGATGGCACCTTCAAAGGTACGCGGTACTTTACCTGCCCTCCCAAAAAAGCCCTGTTTGTGAAGCTCAAGTGCTGCCGGCCCGACTCCCGCTTCCCATCCCTGCACCACTCCTCCAACCCTATAGAGCGTTGCAACTCCATTG CATTTGGGGGTTACCTGAGTGAGGTAGTACATGAGAACACTCCTCCTCGCACAGAAAATGATGGTCTGGATGTCATggtgggaaaaaagaaaggcaTCCAGGGCCACTACAACTCTTGCTACCTTGATTCAACTCTCTTCTG TCTTTTCTCCTTCAGCTCAGTACTGGACACGGTTCTGCTGAGACCACGCTCAAAGACTGATGTGGAGTATTACAGAGAGACCCAAGAGCTGTTACGCACAGAGATAGTCAACCCTTTGCGCAT ACACGGGTATGTGTGTGCCACTAAAGTGATGAAGCTAAGGAGGatcctggaaaaagtagaagCTGCCTCTGGGTTTACCTCTGAAGAAAAAG ATCCTGAGGAATTCCTCAACATCCTTTTCCATCACATACTGAGGGTGGATCCATTGCTCAAACTAAG GTCAGCGGGACAGAAGGTTCAAGACTGTTACTTTTACCAGATTTTCATGGACAAGAAAGATAAGGTTGGAGTTCCCACCATCCAGCAGCTCCTGGAGTGGTCCTTCATCAACAGCGACCTAAAGTTTGCGGAg GCTCCCTCCTGCCTTATCATCCAGATGCCCCGCTTCGGCAAGGACTTCAAAATGTTCAACAAGATTTTCCCCTCACTAGAGTTAGACATCACAGACCTTCTTGAAGACA CTCCCAGGGAATGTCGAATCTGCGGTGGCCTGGCTCTCTACGAGTGCCGAGACTGTTATGAGGACGGGGATATCACCGCTGGCAAGATTAAACAGTTCTGTGAAAAGTGCAATACACAG GTTCACCTCCACCCAAGACGAAAAGCCCATCGGCACGGCAAACTGTCTGTCCCCAAGGAGCTACAAGAAGGTACGGGGCGGCAGGGCAGTTTTCCCCGCCAGAGGATGGAGCTGTTCGCTGTGCTGTGCATCGAAACCAGTCACTACGTGGCCTTCGTCAAGTACGGCAGCGCAGATTCCGCCTGGCTCTTCTTTGACAGCATGGCTGACCGTGATG GAGGGCAGAACGGTTTCAACATCCCCCAGGTGTCTCCCTGTCCAGAGGTGGAGGCCTACCTGAAAATGACCCCAGAGGAGCTGCACGCCCTGGATCCCAAGAGCATCCAGGGCCAGGCCCGACGGCTGCTGTGCGACGCCTACATGTGCATGTACCAGAGCCCTACCATGAGCCTGTACAAGTAG
- the cylda gene encoding ubiquitin carboxyl-terminal hydrolase CYLD isoform X3, whose amino-acid sequence MSSALWSQEKPSGGFREDWRFYMVVKECTVEKSPQKTLRIPRGSLGQACQERNSLGRTLPPCKGKKSLRILDQTNVVLSLDERDVLELDEKLAELLFPITNCEERYALLCNKSRLERVRDIDCGSKVRVQLRSGDDSLPGVVRFKGSLLPDRALSGIWFGVELLEEGRGQGFTEGSYQGRQLFRCEDECGVFVALDKLELWEDDDDDNLGELEVDHVKLVDEDQDFPLEINSRVLVQTREGPERGTIIFCDLLPGNESLGYYVGVDMDNPIGDWDGVFDGKLLCNFASLEHTRLVPICDVMPVGEDPAKSLTDTPPDFNQSSPPSRAPPSASLSSDNKFHSLPFSLNRKTGPIDSMSHGPLSLSVQSVMGEQPEPPSPAAPPSPRPPTPPRGQPGLEVGSLVEVKENPPLCGVIRWVGLPPGLLEPLAGLELEEECPGCTDGTFKGTRYFTCPPKKALFVKLKCCRPDSRFPSLHHSSNPIERCNSIAFGGYLSEVVHENTPPRTENDGLDVMVGKKKGIQGHYNSCYLDSTLFCLFSFSSVLDTVLLRPRSKTDVEYYRETQELLRTEIVNPLRIHGYVCATKVMKLRRILEKVEAASGFTSEEKDPEEFLNILFHHILRVDPLLKLRSAGQKVQDCYFYQIFMDKKDKVGVPTIQQLLEWSFINSDLKFAEAPSCLIIQMPRFGKDFKMFNKIFPSLELDITDLLEDTPRECRICGGLALYECRDCYEDGDITAGKIKQFCEKCNTQVHLHPRRKAHRHGKLSVPKELQEGTGRQGSFPRQRMELFAVLCIETSHYVAFVKYGSADSAWLFFDSMADRDGGQNGFNIPQVSPCPEVEAYLKMTPEELHALDPKSIQGQARRLLCDAYMCMYQSPTMSLYK is encoded by the exons ATGAGCTCTGCCCTGTGGAGCCAGGAGAAGCCCAGTGGGGGCTTCAGGGAGGACTGGCGCTTCTACATGGTGGTGAAGGAGTGTACGGTGGAGAAGTCTCCCCAAAAGACCCTGAGGATCCCCCGAGGCAGTCTCGGCCAGGCTTGCCAGGAGCGCAACAGCTTGGGGCGCACACTCCCCCCCTGCAAGGGCAAGAAAAGTCTCCGCATTCTGGACCAGACCAACGTGGTGCTGAGCCTGGACGAGCGTGATGTCCTGGAGCTGGACGAGAAGCTGGCTGAGCTGCTGTTTCCTATTACCAACTGTGAGGAGCGATATGCCCTGCTCTGCAACAAGTCTAGGCTAGAGCGCGTCCGTGATATTGACTGTGGTTCAAAGGTGCGTGTCCAGCTGCGCTCAGGGGATGACTCTCTGCCTGGTGTGGTCCGCTTCAAGGGCTCGCTGCTCCCTGACAGAGCCCTCTCTGGTATCTGGTTTGGAGTGGAACTGCTG GAGGAGGGCCGGGGCCAGGGCTTCACGGAGGGCTCCTACCAGGGCCGCCAACTTTTCCGCTGTGAGGATGAGTGCGGCGTGTTTGTGGCCTTGGACAAGCTTGAACTTtgggaagatgatgatgatgacaaccTGGGCGAGCTGGAAGTGGACCACGTTAAACTGGTGGACGAGGACCAGGACTTCCCACTGGAGATCAACTCCAGGGTCCTAGTGCAGACCAGAGAGGGACCTGAGAGAGGCACTATCATATTTTGTGACTTGCTGCCAGGCAATGAGAGCCTGGGCTACTACGTGGGAGTTGACATG GACAATCCTATCGGGGACTGGGATGGTGTGTTCGACGGGAAGCTGCTGTGTAATTTTGCCAGTTTAGAGCACACTCGACTCGTCCCCATCTGTGACGTAATGCCAG TTGGGGAAGACCCCGCCAAGTCACTTACTGACACGCCCCCAGACTTCAACCAGTCCTCGCCGCCCTCCCGGGCCCCGCCCTCTGCCTCGTTGTCCAGTGACAACAAGTTCCACTCTCTGCCCTTCAGCTTGAACCGGAAGACCGGGCCCATTGACAGCATGAGTCATGggcctctctccctgtctgtgcAATCAGTGATGGGAGAGCAGCCCGAGCCCCCGTCACCTGCTGCCCCTCCCTCGCCGCGGCCGCCGACACCTCCCCGAGGACAACCAGGTCTGGAGGTGGGCTCTCTGGTGGAGGTGAAAGAGAATCCCCCACTGTGTGGTGTCATCCGTTGGGTGGGTCTGCCCCCTGGCCTGCTGGAGCCTTTGGCTGGGCTGGAGCTG GAAGAAGAATGCCCTGGTTGCACAGATGGCACCTTCAAAGGTACGCGGTACTTTACCTGCCCTCCCAAAAAAGCCCTGTTTGTGAAGCTCAAGTGCTGCCGGCCCGACTCCCGCTTCCCATCCCTGCACCACTCCTCCAACCCTATAGAGCGTTGCAACTCCATTG CATTTGGGGGTTACCTGAGTGAGGTAGTACATGAGAACACTCCTCCTCGCACAGAAAATGATGGTCTGGATGTCATggtgggaaaaaagaaaggcaTCCAGGGCCACTACAACTCTTGCTACCTTGATTCAACTCTCTTCTG TCTTTTCTCCTTCAGCTCAGTACTGGACACGGTTCTGCTGAGACCACGCTCAAAGACTGATGTGGAGTATTACAGAGAGACCCAAGAGCTGTTACGCACAGAGATAGTCAACCCTTTGCGCAT ACACGGGTATGTGTGTGCCACTAAAGTGATGAAGCTAAGGAGGatcctggaaaaagtagaagCTGCCTCTGGGTTTACCTCTGAAGAAAAAG ATCCTGAGGAATTCCTCAACATCCTTTTCCATCACATACTGAGGGTGGATCCATTGCTCAAACTAAG GTCAGCGGGACAGAAGGTTCAAGACTGTTACTTTTACCAGATTTTCATGGACAAGAAAGATAAGGTTGGAGTTCCCACCATCCAGCAGCTCCTGGAGTGGTCCTTCATCAACAGCGACCTAAAGTTTGCGGAg GCTCCCTCCTGCCTTATCATCCAGATGCCCCGCTTCGGCAAGGACTTCAAAATGTTCAACAAGATTTTCCCCTCACTAGAGTTAGACATCACAGACCTTCTTGAAGACA CTCCCAGGGAATGTCGAATCTGCGGTGGCCTGGCTCTCTACGAGTGCCGAGACTGTTATGAGGACGGGGATATCACCGCTGGCAAGATTAAACAGTTCTGTGAAAAGTGCAATACACAG GTTCACCTCCACCCAAGACGAAAAGCCCATCGGCACGGCAAACTGTCTGTCCCCAAGGAGCTACAAGAAGGTACGGGGCGGCAGGGCAGTTTTCCCCGCCAGAGGATGGAGCTGTTCGCTGTGCTGTGCATCGAAACCAGTCACTACGTGGCCTTCGTCAAGTACGGCAGCGCAGATTCCGCCTGGCTCTTCTTTGACAGCATGGCTGACCGTGATG GAGGGCAGAACGGTTTCAACATCCCCCAGGTGTCTCCCTGTCCAGAGGTGGAGGCCTACCTGAAAATGACCCCAGAGGAGCTGCACGCCCTGGATCCCAAGAGCATCCAGGGCCAGGCCCGACGGCTGCTGTGCGACGCCTACATGTGCATGTACCAGAGCCCTACCATGAGCCTGTACAAGTAG
- the cylda gene encoding ubiquitin carboxyl-terminal hydrolase CYLD isoform X2, whose protein sequence is MSSALWSQEKPSGGFREDWRFYMVVKECTVEKSPQKTLRIPRGSLGQACQERNSLGRTLPPCKGKKSLRILDQTNVVLSLDERDVLELDEKLAELLFPITNCEERYALLCNKSRLERVRDIDCGSKVRVQLRSGDDSLPGVVRFKGSLLPDRALSGIWFGVELLEEGRGQGFTEGSYQGRQLFRCEDECGVFVALDKLELWEDDDDDNLGELEVDHVKLVDEDQDFPLEINSRVLVQTREGPERGTIIFCDLLPGNESLGYYVGVDMDNPIGDWDGVFDGKLLCNFASLEHTRLVPICDVMPEYSMQEQRLQKHSFAPRGTNSDKSSSGQSKPKSKVGEDPAKSLTDTPPDFNQSSPPSRAPPSASLSSDNKFHSLPFSLNRKTGPIDSMSHGPLSLSVQSVMGEQPEPPSPAAPPSPRPPTPPRGQPGLEVGSLVEVKENPPLCGVIRWVGLPPGLLEPLAGLELEEECPGCTDGTFKGTRYFTCPPKKALFVKLKCCRPDSRFPSLHHSSNPIERCNSIAFGGYLSEVVHENTPPRTENDGLDVMVGKKKGIQGHYNSCYLDSTLFCLFSFSSVLDTVLLRPRSKTDVEYYRETQELLRTEIVNPLRIHGYVCATKVMKLRRILEKVEAASGFTSEEKDPEEFLNILFHHILRVDPLLKLRSAGQKVQDCYFYQIFMDKKDKVGVPTIQQLLEWSFINSDLKFAEAPSCLIIQMPRFGKDFKMFNKIFPSLELDITDLLEDTPRECRICGGLALYECRDCYEDGDITAGKIKQFCEKCNTQVHLHPRRKAHRHGKLSVPKELQEGTGRQGSFPRQRMELFAVLCIETSHYVAFVKYGSADSAWLFFDSMADRDGGQNGFNIPQVSPCPEVEAYLKMTPEELHALDPKSIQGQARRLLCDAYMCMYQSPTMSLYK, encoded by the exons ATGAGCTCTGCCCTGTGGAGCCAGGAGAAGCCCAGTGGGGGCTTCAGGGAGGACTGGCGCTTCTACATGGTGGTGAAGGAGTGTACGGTGGAGAAGTCTCCCCAAAAGACCCTGAGGATCCCCCGAGGCAGTCTCGGCCAGGCTTGCCAGGAGCGCAACAGCTTGGGGCGCACACTCCCCCCCTGCAAGGGCAAGAAAAGTCTCCGCATTCTGGACCAGACCAACGTGGTGCTGAGCCTGGACGAGCGTGATGTCCTGGAGCTGGACGAGAAGCTGGCTGAGCTGCTGTTTCCTATTACCAACTGTGAGGAGCGATATGCCCTGCTCTGCAACAAGTCTAGGCTAGAGCGCGTCCGTGATATTGACTGTGGTTCAAAGGTGCGTGTCCAGCTGCGCTCAGGGGATGACTCTCTGCCTGGTGTGGTCCGCTTCAAGGGCTCGCTGCTCCCTGACAGAGCCCTCTCTGGTATCTGGTTTGGAGTGGAACTGCTG GAGGAGGGCCGGGGCCAGGGCTTCACGGAGGGCTCCTACCAGGGCCGCCAACTTTTCCGCTGTGAGGATGAGTGCGGCGTGTTTGTGGCCTTGGACAAGCTTGAACTTtgggaagatgatgatgatgacaaccTGGGCGAGCTGGAAGTGGACCACGTTAAACTGGTGGACGAGGACCAGGACTTCCCACTGGAGATCAACTCCAGGGTCCTAGTGCAGACCAGAGAGGGACCTGAGAGAGGCACTATCATATTTTGTGACTTGCTGCCAGGCAATGAGAGCCTGGGCTACTACGTGGGAGTTGACATG GACAATCCTATCGGGGACTGGGATGGTGTGTTCGACGGGAAGCTGCTGTGTAATTTTGCCAGTTTAGAGCACACTCGACTCGTCCCCATCTGTGACGTAATGCCAG AATATTCCATGCAGGAACAAAGGCTGCAAAAGCACAGTTTTGCCCCCAGAGGCACCAACAGTGACAAGTCGTCCTCTGGCCAAAGCAAACCAAAGAGCAAAG TTGGGGAAGACCCCGCCAAGTCACTTACTGACACGCCCCCAGACTTCAACCAGTCCTCGCCGCCCTCCCGGGCCCCGCCCTCTGCCTCGTTGTCCAGTGACAACAAGTTCCACTCTCTGCCCTTCAGCTTGAACCGGAAGACCGGGCCCATTGACAGCATGAGTCATGggcctctctccctgtctgtgcAATCAGTGATGGGAGAGCAGCCCGAGCCCCCGTCACCTGCTGCCCCTCCCTCGCCGCGGCCGCCGACACCTCCCCGAGGACAACCAGGTCTGGAGGTGGGCTCTCTGGTGGAGGTGAAAGAGAATCCCCCACTGTGTGGTGTCATCCGTTGGGTGGGTCTGCCCCCTGGCCTGCTGGAGCCTTTGGCTGGGCTGGAGCTG GAAGAAGAATGCCCTGGTTGCACAGATGGCACCTTCAAAGGTACGCGGTACTTTACCTGCCCTCCCAAAAAAGCCCTGTTTGTGAAGCTCAAGTGCTGCCGGCCCGACTCCCGCTTCCCATCCCTGCACCACTCCTCCAACCCTATAGAGCGTTGCAACTCCATTG CATTTGGGGGTTACCTGAGTGAGGTAGTACATGAGAACACTCCTCCTCGCACAGAAAATGATGGTCTGGATGTCATggtgggaaaaaagaaaggcaTCCAGGGCCACTACAACTCTTGCTACCTTGATTCAACTCTCTTCTG TCTTTTCTCCTTCAGCTCAGTACTGGACACGGTTCTGCTGAGACCACGCTCAAAGACTGATGTGGAGTATTACAGAGAGACCCAAGAGCTGTTACGCACAGAGATAGTCAACCCTTTGCGCAT ACACGGGTATGTGTGTGCCACTAAAGTGATGAAGCTAAGGAGGatcctggaaaaagtagaagCTGCCTCTGGGTTTACCTCTGAAGAAAAAG ATCCTGAGGAATTCCTCAACATCCTTTTCCATCACATACTGAGGGTGGATCCATTGCTCAAACTAAG GTCAGCGGGACAGAAGGTTCAAGACTGTTACTTTTACCAGATTTTCATGGACAAGAAAGATAAGGTTGGAGTTCCCACCATCCAGCAGCTCCTGGAGTGGTCCTTCATCAACAGCGACCTAAAGTTTGCGGAg GCTCCCTCCTGCCTTATCATCCAGATGCCCCGCTTCGGCAAGGACTTCAAAATGTTCAACAAGATTTTCCCCTCACTAGAGTTAGACATCACAGACCTTCTTGAAGACA CTCCCAGGGAATGTCGAATCTGCGGTGGCCTGGCTCTCTACGAGTGCCGAGACTGTTATGAGGACGGGGATATCACCGCTGGCAAGATTAAACAGTTCTGTGAAAAGTGCAATACACAG GTTCACCTCCACCCAAGACGAAAAGCCCATCGGCACGGCAAACTGTCTGTCCCCAAGGAGCTACAAGAAGGTACGGGGCGGCAGGGCAGTTTTCCCCGCCAGAGGATGGAGCTGTTCGCTGTGCTGTGCATCGAAACCAGTCACTACGTGGCCTTCGTCAAGTACGGCAGCGCAGATTCCGCCTGGCTCTTCTTTGACAGCATGGCTGACCGTGATG GAGGGCAGAACGGTTTCAACATCCCCCAGGTGTCTCCCTGTCCAGAGGTGGAGGCCTACCTGAAAATGACCCCAGAGGAGCTGCACGCCCTGGATCCCAAGAGCATCCAGGGCCAGGCCCGACGGCTGCTGTGCGACGCCTACATGTGCATGTACCAGAGCCCTACCATGAGCCTGTACAAGTAG